One Actinosynnema pretiosum DNA segment encodes these proteins:
- the opcA gene encoding glucose-6-phosphate dehydrogenase assembly protein OpcA, protein MIIDLPSTTTSQVNSKLVQLREEGGAVTLGRVLTLVIVTDDGSKTEEAVEAANDASREHPCRVIVVARGARQAAARLDAQIRVGGDAGASEVIVLRLYGPLASEGASCVVPLLLPDTPVVAWWPNEAPSSPSKDPIGQLAQRRITDSAAEKNPIKALEQRRSSYAPGDTDLAWTRLTLWRAMLASALDLPPFEAITEAEVSGEADSPSTDLLSAWLAAYLKVPVKRVKATKGQGIVDVRLDRPSGSVELVRPDGAVGTLTQPGQPQRRVALQRRSVRDCLAEELRRLDPDEVYEAALRSLAKVARNKPAAKPVARKADAAAPVEPASAPESDAVETLAEPLGSEGADTPEAVKPKAKAAKAPKSAVRAAKAGS, encoded by the coding sequence GTGATCATCGACCTGCCCTCGACGACCACGTCGCAGGTCAACTCGAAGCTCGTGCAGCTGCGCGAGGAGGGTGGCGCGGTCACCCTCGGCCGGGTGCTGACGCTGGTCATCGTGACCGACGACGGCAGCAAGACCGAGGAGGCCGTGGAGGCCGCGAACGACGCCAGCCGCGAGCACCCCTGCCGGGTGATCGTGGTGGCGCGCGGCGCCCGCCAGGCCGCCGCGCGGCTGGACGCGCAGATCCGGGTCGGCGGTGACGCGGGCGCCTCCGAGGTGATCGTGCTGCGGCTGTACGGGCCGCTCGCGTCCGAGGGCGCCTCGTGCGTGGTGCCGCTGCTGCTGCCGGACACCCCGGTGGTGGCGTGGTGGCCGAACGAGGCCCCGTCGTCGCCGTCGAAGGACCCGATCGGGCAGCTCGCGCAGCGCCGGATCACCGACTCGGCGGCCGAGAAGAACCCGATCAAGGCGCTGGAGCAGCGCCGGTCGTCCTACGCCCCCGGTGACACCGACCTGGCGTGGACGCGGCTGACGCTGTGGCGGGCGATGCTCGCCTCGGCGCTGGACCTGCCGCCGTTCGAGGCGATCACCGAGGCCGAGGTCAGCGGCGAGGCCGACTCGCCGTCGACCGACCTGCTCTCGGCGTGGCTCGCGGCGTACCTGAAGGTGCCGGTGAAGCGGGTCAAGGCCACCAAGGGCCAGGGCATCGTGGACGTGCGGCTGGACCGGCCCTCCGGGTCGGTGGAGCTGGTGCGGCCGGACGGCGCGGTCGGCACGCTGACCCAGCCGGGGCAGCCGCAGCGCCGGGTGGCGCTGCAGCGCCGGTCGGTGCGGGACTGCCTGGCCGAGGAGCTGCGCAGGCTCGACCCGGACGAGGTGTACGAGGCGGCGCTGCGGTCGCTGGCGAAGGTGGCGCGGAACAAGCCCGCCGCGAAGCCGGTGGCGCGCAAGGCCGACGCGGCCGCCCCCGTGGAGCCCGCCTCGGCCCCGGAGTCGGACGCGGTGGAGACCCTGGCCGAGCCGCTGGGCTCCGAGGGGGCCGACACGCCCGAGGCGGTCAAGCCGAAGGCCAAGGCCGCCAAGGCGCCGAAGTCGGCCGTGCGCGCGGCGAAGGCGGGCTCGTGA
- the zwf gene encoding glucose-6-phosphate dehydrogenase: protein MTTAEQRNPLRDPRDKRLPRIAGPSGLVIFGVTGDLSRKKLMPAIYDLANRGLLPPGFALVGFARRDWEDQDFMQVVHDAVKEHARTPFRQAVWDQLAEGIRFVQGSFDDDAAFDALAETIKSLDEERGTGGNHAFYLSVPPSAFTTVVNQLKRAGLASPPGDNPTQWRRVVIEKPFGHDLASAKQLNGIVNDVFPEESVFRIDHYLGKETVQNILALRFANQLYEPIWNANYVDHVQITMAEDIGLGGRAGYYDGIGAARDVIQNHLLQLLALTAMEEPVSFRPSDLRAEKVKVLSATRLVGPFDETTSRGQYTGGWQGGQKVPGLIEEGGFSKDSTTETYAAITAEVNTRRWAGVPFYLRTGKRLGRRVTEVAVVFKRAPHLPFDDTATEELGQNALVVRVQPDEGVTIRFGSKVPGNTMEVRDVTMDFGYGHAFTESSPEAYERLLLDVLLGEPSLFPKNDEVELSWEILDPVIEHWASTGEPEKYKAGTWGPPSADEMLARTGRHWRRP, encoded by the coding sequence GTGACCACCGCCGAGCAGCGCAACCCGCTGCGCGACCCCAGGGACAAGCGGCTGCCCCGCATCGCGGGCCCCAGCGGCCTGGTGATCTTCGGCGTGACGGGCGACCTGTCGCGCAAGAAGCTCATGCCCGCCATCTACGACCTGGCCAACCGCGGCCTGCTGCCGCCGGGCTTCGCGCTCGTCGGGTTCGCCCGCCGCGATTGGGAGGACCAGGACTTCATGCAGGTCGTCCACGACGCGGTCAAGGAGCACGCGCGCACGCCGTTCCGGCAGGCCGTGTGGGACCAGCTCGCCGAGGGCATCCGCTTCGTGCAGGGCAGCTTCGACGACGACGCCGCGTTCGACGCGCTCGCCGAGACGATCAAGTCGCTCGACGAGGAGCGCGGCACGGGCGGCAACCACGCGTTCTACCTGTCGGTGCCGCCGAGCGCGTTCACCACCGTGGTGAACCAGCTCAAGCGCGCCGGTCTGGCCTCGCCCCCCGGCGACAACCCGACCCAGTGGCGCCGCGTGGTGATCGAGAAGCCGTTCGGGCACGACCTGGCCAGCGCGAAGCAGCTGAACGGGATCGTGAACGACGTCTTCCCCGAGGAGTCGGTGTTCCGCATCGACCACTACCTCGGCAAGGAGACGGTCCAGAACATCCTGGCGCTGCGCTTCGCGAACCAGCTGTACGAACCCATCTGGAACGCGAACTACGTCGACCACGTGCAGATCACCATGGCCGAGGACATCGGCCTCGGCGGTCGCGCGGGGTACTACGACGGGATCGGCGCGGCGCGCGACGTCATCCAGAACCACCTGCTCCAGCTGCTGGCGCTGACCGCGATGGAGGAGCCCGTCTCCTTCCGCCCCAGCGACCTGCGCGCGGAGAAGGTGAAGGTCCTGTCGGCCACCCGGCTGGTGGGCCCGTTCGACGAGACGACCTCGCGCGGCCAGTACACCGGCGGCTGGCAGGGCGGGCAGAAGGTACCCGGCCTGATCGAGGAGGGCGGCTTCTCCAAGGACTCCACCACGGAGACCTACGCCGCCATCACCGCCGAGGTGAACACCCGCCGCTGGGCGGGCGTGCCGTTCTACCTGCGCACCGGCAAGCGGCTGGGCCGCAGGGTCACCGAGGTGGCCGTGGTGTTCAAGCGGGCGCCGCACCTGCCGTTCGACGACACCGCGACCGAGGAGCTGGGGCAGAACGCCCTGGTGGTGCGGGTGCAGCCGGACGAGGGCGTGACCATCCGGTTCGGCTCCAAGGTGCCGGGCAACACGATGGAGGTCCGCGACGTCACGATGGACTTCGGCTACGGGCACGCGTTCACCGAGTCCTCGCCGGAGGCCTACGAGCGGCTGCTGCTGGACGTGCTGCTCGGCGAGCCGTCGCTGTTCCCGAAGAACGACGAGGTCGAGCTCTCCTGGGAGATCCTCGACCCGGTGATCGAGCACTGGGCGAGCACCGGCGAGCCGGAGAAGTACAAGGCAGGCACGTGGGGACCGCCGTCCGCTGACGAGATGCTGGCCCGCACCGGCAGGCACTGGAGGCGACCGTGA
- the pgl gene encoding 6-phosphogluconolactonase has protein sequence MSKPEVVVHRDGDLLAAAAAARLVTKLVDAQAARGSASVVLTGGRTGVAVLEQLRRAPARDAVDWGEVDLYWGDERFLPAGHAERNETQARAALLDHVPVDPARVHVMEPSDGRFGDDPEAAAAAYADELAAAARPEDHGSVPQFDVCMLGVGEEGHVASIFPDSPAVHELERTVVAVRNCPKPPPTRVSLTLPAIRRAREVWLMTTGEGKAAAVAMGLAGAGEVQLPAAGAVGQRRTLWLLDSAAAAKVPELFTPPLA, from the coding sequence GTGAGCAAGCCAGAGGTGGTGGTGCACCGCGACGGCGACCTGCTGGCCGCCGCCGCGGCTGCCCGCCTGGTGACGAAGCTGGTGGACGCGCAGGCGGCGCGCGGGTCGGCGTCGGTCGTGCTGACCGGCGGGCGGACCGGCGTGGCGGTGCTGGAGCAGCTGCGCCGGGCGCCCGCGCGGGACGCGGTCGACTGGGGCGAGGTCGACCTGTACTGGGGCGACGAGCGGTTCCTGCCCGCCGGGCACGCCGAGCGCAACGAGACCCAGGCCAGGGCGGCGCTGCTGGACCACGTGCCGGTCGACCCGGCGCGGGTGCACGTGATGGAGCCGTCCGACGGCCGGTTCGGCGACGACCCGGAGGCTGCCGCCGCCGCTTACGCGGACGAGCTGGCGGCTGCGGCGCGGCCGGAGGACCACGGGTCGGTGCCGCAGTTCGACGTGTGCATGTTGGGCGTCGGCGAGGAGGGCCACGTGGCCTCGATCTTCCCCGACTCCCCCGCGGTGCACGAGCTGGAGCGGACGGTCGTGGCGGTGCGCAACTGCCCGAAGCCCCCGCCCACCAGGGTCAGCCTGACCCTGCCCGCGATCCGCCGCGCCCGCGAGGTGTGGCTGATGACGACGGGCGAGGGCAAGGCCGCCGCGGTGGCGATGGGCCTTGCCGGGGCGGGCGAGGTGCAGCTGCCCGCGGCGGGCGCCGTGGGGCAGCGGCGGACGCTGTGGCTGCTGGACTCGGCGGCGGCGGCGAAGGTGCCGGAGCTGTTCACCCCGCCGCTGGCGTGA
- a CDS encoding sensor histidine kinase, translated as MPSATAVRFGDGGFGAERFGGEGFGSEGFGAWGARAAAGRAGALRGWGARARVGLLARWAALRALVGPRGHLVLDVAAVAVAALDVWLRVLPEAEGYSRVLSGVAVLAVVFRRRCPFLVVLLTIPGFLFGWSQLAAMIALGTLAWLRPRSAQTAVGAGLVWFSRFFLWPVEEFLALPWTAHVHDAIYGGIVAGMPVAIGLLAHVRAELSARVRELAAGRERERALHARAVRADERARLAREMHDVVSHQVSLIAVQAGALRVTVRDPDAKQVAGNIRMLSTRTLNELRELVSVLRAADEPPQPGVADLPQLLLGTDVSLRVDGPVRDLPAPVSGAVYRTVQEALTNVRKHAEGASAAVVVVSDGERVSAEVRNGAPPDRGGAGLPSGCHGLVGLRERAALLRGRFHAGPTDDGGFVVRVDFPLDAGCGGAEAGTGEAAAGSDPVGAAGRG; from the coding sequence ATGCCCAGTGCGACTGCGGTGCGGTTCGGCGATGGCGGGTTCGGTGCGGAGAGGTTCGGCGGCGAGGGGTTCGGCTCGGAGGGGTTCGGCGCCTGGGGCGCGCGGGCCGCTGCGGGGAGAGCGGGGGCCCTGCGGGGTTGGGGCGCGCGCGCCAGGGTCGGGCTGCTCGCCCGGTGGGCCGCGCTGCGGGCGCTGGTGGGGCCGCGCGGGCACCTGGTGCTGGACGTCGCGGCGGTGGCCGTGGCGGCGCTGGACGTGTGGTTGCGGGTGCTGCCCGAGGCCGAGGGGTACAGCAGGGTGCTGTCCGGGGTGGCGGTGCTGGCCGTGGTGTTCCGGCGGCGGTGCCCGTTCCTGGTGGTGCTGCTGACCATCCCCGGTTTCCTGTTCGGCTGGTCGCAGCTCGCCGCGATGATCGCGCTGGGCACGCTGGCCTGGCTGCGGCCCCGCTCGGCGCAGACGGCGGTCGGGGCGGGGCTGGTGTGGTTCTCCCGGTTCTTCCTGTGGCCGGTCGAGGAGTTCCTGGCGCTGCCGTGGACCGCGCACGTCCACGACGCGATCTACGGCGGGATCGTGGCCGGGATGCCGGTGGCGATCGGGCTGCTCGCGCACGTGCGGGCGGAGCTGTCGGCGCGGGTGCGGGAGCTGGCCGCCGGGCGCGAGCGGGAGCGGGCGCTGCACGCGCGCGCCGTGCGGGCCGACGAGCGGGCCAGGTTGGCGCGGGAGATGCACGACGTGGTGTCGCACCAGGTGAGCCTGATCGCGGTGCAGGCGGGGGCGCTGCGGGTGACCGTGCGCGACCCGGACGCCAAGCAGGTGGCGGGGAACATCCGGATGCTCAGCACCCGGACGTTGAACGAGCTGCGCGAGCTGGTGAGCGTGCTGCGCGCCGCCGACGAGCCCCCGCAGCCGGGCGTGGCCGACCTGCCGCAGCTGCTGCTGGGCACGGACGTGTCGCTGCGCGTGGACGGCCCGGTCCGCGACCTGCCTGCACCGGTGTCGGGGGCGGTGTACCGGACGGTGCAGGAGGCGCTGACGAACGTGCGCAAGCACGCGGAGGGCGCGTCGGCGGCGGTGGTCGTGGTGTCGGACGGGGAGCGCGTCAGCGCGGAGGTCCGCAACGGCGCGCCCCCGGACCGGGGCGGCGCGGGCCTGCCGAGCGGCTGCCACGGCCTGGTGGGGCTGCGGGAGCGGGCGGCGCTGCTGCGCGGCCGGTTCCACGCGGGGCCGACGGACGACGGCGGTTTTGTGGTGCGCGTGGACTTCCCGCTCGACGCGGGGTGCGGTGGGGCCGAGGCGGGGACCGGGGAGGCGGCGGCCGGGAGCGATCCGGTGGGCGCGGCGGGGCGGGGGTGA